From Vitis vinifera cultivar Pinot Noir 40024 chromosome 14, ASM3070453v1, a single genomic window includes:
- the LOC100256060 gene encoding uncharacterized protein LOC100256060 has translation MEETPSADMEIRATKIAFSSSSTSPLFVIHALGFSPSLQLFLLSDFGVSYSIFSSVFSLPFTLSSLVMAKGYIIQALNQHKMVLPPSFSSLVSIYRSLFLTQVCNSVIIFTANAVAFSVLFMGFNSLESFDSSSKNPLILFVARSFSYSFLANTMVLCNFALVVTGMENCSGYLAVFKACSLLRRCGNSRALLMALPANLGAAAVGALFHYRIVRAYHLSGRPGCIYMALEGLLIAYLYSLLIVLDTIVSCLFFKSCKPTFQMDQTGGCHYQIELVKGEDNGTYANRKIP, from the exons ATGGAAGAAACCCCATCTGCGGATATGGAGATCAGAGCAACAAAGATT GCCTTTTCCTCCTCTTCCACTTCACCACTTTTTGTCATCCATGCTCTTGGATTTTCTCCCTCTTTGCAGCTGTTTTTGCTTAGTGATTTTGGTGTTTCTTACAGCatcttttcctctgttttcagTCTCCCCTTCACACTTTCCTCCCTTGTCATGGCAAAGGGTTATATAATTCAAGCTTTGAATCAGCATAAAATGGTTCTTCCGCCATCCTTTTCCTCTTTGGTTTCAATTTACAGGTCCCTCTTCCTGACCCAAGTCTGCAATTCAGTGATCATCTTCACAGCCAACGCAGTTGCCTTCTCAGTCCTGTTCATGGGGTTTAATTCCCTTGAATCATTTGACTCTTCATCGAAAAATCCTCTCATACTGTTTGTCGCTAGATCTTTTTCTTACTCCTTTCTGGCCAACACCATGGTTCTCTGCAACTTTGCTTTGGTTGTGACAGGGATGGAGAATTGTTCCGGGTATTTGGCAGTCTTTAAAGCCTGCAGTTTGCTGAGGAGGTGTGGGAACTCAAGGGCTCTGCTGATGGCTCTGCCAGCTAATTTGGGTGCTGCTGCTGTTGGAGCATTGTTTCATTACCGAATTGTAAGAGCTTATCACCTTTCTGGAAGGCCAGGCTGCATTTATATGGCCTTGGAGGGGTTGCTCATTGCTTACTTGTATTCCCTCCTAATTGTTCTTGACACAATTGTGAGTTGTTTGTTCTTCAAGAGCTGTAAGCCAACTTTTCAGATGGATCAAACTGGTGGATGCCATTACCAGATAGAGCTTGTCAAGGGAGAAGACAACGGCACTTATGCAAATAGGAAAATTCCATGA